The Chitinophagales bacterium nucleotide sequence AGGAAGAATCATTTACGGCTGATTCAAACAGAGACTGGTAGTCTTTTTTCCCGTATTCACCCAGGGCCTCAATGGCATCCGCCCTGACCAGGGATTTTTTATCATTTTTTGCCAGGCCGAGCAGAATAGGCTCGACTTCCGCTTTGGTTTTTTCATCTTTCAGGTTCAGTTGGCTGATCGCCAGGCGGCGAAGACCATGATAGCGATCCTGCATAGCTGTTTTTATCAGATCAAGCGCTTTCGCATTTTTCTGATTTTTCCCGGCAAAAAGGATGGCTTCGCGGCGGTCCACATAGTTACCCGCATATTTGTATTGATGGATGAAATTATCCAGGGTCTTGTTATCTTTTTTCTGCCACAGCAATACTTTGTCTGCATCCACATTTACCAGATCCGGGTGTTGGGTATAGGAAAAACTAAAGGTATCTACCGCATTTTCCGCCCAAACCGAATAGCGTTTTTTCGCACTGCCATTATAAATATCCACGGCAATGGGGAGGCGGAATAGCTTGCCGCTTTTCTGGGTTTGCTTGACGATGACCTGTACTATTCCGGCGGCATCATCATATTTATAGTCAATGGTTACACTGGGGTGTCCATTATTAAAATACCATTGATTGAAGAACCAGTTCAGGTCGCGCCCGGTCACTTCTTCAAAGGCCAGTCGCAATTGATGGGCTTCAGCCGATTTGAATTTATTCGTGGTCAGGTAAACGTTAAGTGATTTGAAGAAGGCGCTGTCACCTACCAGATGGCGAAGCATGTGGAGAATCCGTCCGCCTTTCTGATAGCTTACAAGGTCGAACATATCTTCGCGGTTCTCATAATAGAAACGGACCAGGTCTTTTTTATCGCTGGCAGATTCAGGGTCTCCGCCTTGCATAGCTACATTTTCGCTGGAGCCGGAGAGATAGGAATTCAAACCGGAGAAATTCTCCGCGTCGCCGGCGTCTTTGCCATATTTGTATTCATCCCACAGGGTTTGGCTATAGTCGGCAAAGGATTCGTTGACGGTCAGGTTGCTCCAGCTTTCGGCGGTTACATAGTCACCAAACCATTGGTGAAACAGTTCGTGTGCAATGGTGCTTTCCCAGATATTTCCATCGATCAGTTCGCGTGCATCCTGTTGTGCCTGATCCTGGTGGATGGTGGCTGTGGTATTTTCCATGGCACCGGCCACATAATCGCGACCCGTGATCTGCGAATATTTGATCCAGGGATACTCTACTCCGGTGATCCTGGAAAAATAGCCCATCATCTCCGGGGTGTTGCCAAATATTTTCTGGGCGACTGAGGCATATTCAGGTTCCACATAATAATTCACTTCCTTGCCTTTGTACTTGTCTTTTATTACGGCATAATCACCAACCCCCAGGAAAAAGAGATAGGGAGCGTGAGGCAGGTCCATTTTCCAATAGTCCGTACGTGTACCATCGGTATTCTTCTTTTGTGAAATGAGTTTACCGTTGGAAAGGGTGACATATTTATTGTCCACAGTTACGGTCAGCTCCTGGGTGGTTTTCTGATTTGTTTTATCAATGGTGGGGAACCAGGCTGAACTGGATTCTGTTTCTCCCTGTGTCCAGATCTGTGTGGGTTTATTTTTTGTTTCCCCTTTGGGGTTGATAAAATACATCCCTTTTATTCCCAGCATAGCCTGCTCTGCGTAGCGCGCTTCAAACTCATCTGGTTTGGCGGTATAATCAATATAGACCGTGTATTTCTCATTGGCTTTATAGGTTTTATCAAGGGCTATCTTCAGCTGCCAGTCGTTATACGTGTATTTTAACGGCAGTTTCTGGGTTCCTTTAACCAGTGACACGGATTTGAATTCCATACCTTTTGCATCCAGGGTCAGCGAATCCGTCGCGTAAAAATGCGGGGTCAGGGTGATCCAGGCCTTTCCGTAGAGGTAGGATTTGCTAAAATCCGGTTTAACCTCCAGTTTGGTATGTACCAGGTCGTTGATCCGGGTGGCGGTTTCCCGGTACTCTTTCTTCCAGGCTTCTTCGACAGTAGGTTCGGTTTTTTGCGCAAATCCGATGAGGGTAATGGCAAGCAACAGAGAGCTTAACAGTGATCTTTTCATATCTTGATTTTGTAAGTGACAAAAATAGCCGCAATTGCCTAATGCGCTGGGGGTTTTTGACAGGCGGTAATAATTTTAACAGGTCAGAGAGACGGGACAATACGTATCTTCGTTATCATCATTTTAAGTTCAAAACCGTGTAACCGGCGATTTATGATCAGAAGGTCTTTTTTTCTCGCAATATTGATTCTGACGGTGTTAGCGGCTTCGGCCCAGCGTAACTATTTTCTCTATTTTCAAACTGAAAACCAACAACCCTTTTTTTTGAAAATGGGGGAGAAGCTATATAGCTCCACGGCCAGTGGTTACCTGATCCTGCCGAAATTAAAGGACACGACGCATTTTTTCTCTATTGGTTTTCCCGGCCGGGAAGCGCAGGAGAACTTTTATTATACCATGAACCATAAGGATCATGGCTTTCTCCTTAAACATTTTCCCGAGAAGGGGTGGGCGCTATTTGACCTGCAAACATTGGGTGTGCAAATGGCTTCCCGGATGGGTTCCGCTCCCGGAGAATCAGTGATCCGAACAGAGAAAAAGGAACCCAATGAATTTACGGATCTCCTTGTAAAAGCATCCAATGACACCACCCTGAAGGAGAGGGTCATCCTCGAGGAACCTGTAGCGACCGTTGCGGTTGATACCGTTCAAAAAGTAATCCTGGATTCTCCGGTAGTTAAGGTGGAAGAGAAAAAGGAAATAGTAACGAAGGACACAATTGTTT carries:
- a CDS encoding M1 family metallopeptidase: MKRSLLSSLLLAITLIGFAQKTEPTVEEAWKKEYRETATRINDLVHTKLEVKPDFSKSYLYGKAWITLTPHFYATDSLTLDAKGMEFKSVSLVKGTQKLPLKYTYNDWQLKIALDKTYKANEKYTVYIDYTAKPDEFEARYAEQAMLGIKGMYFINPKGETKNKPTQIWTQGETESSSAWFPTIDKTNQKTTQELTVTVDNKYVTLSNGKLISQKKNTDGTRTDYWKMDLPHAPYLFFLGVGDYAVIKDKYKGKEVNYYVEPEYASVAQKIFGNTPEMMGYFSRITGVEYPWIKYSQITGRDYVAGAMENTTATIHQDQAQQDARELIDGNIWESTIAHELFHQWFGDYVTAESWSNLTVNESFADYSQTLWDEYKYGKDAGDAENFSGLNSYLSGSSENVAMQGGDPESASDKKDLVRFYYENREDMFDLVSYQKGGRILHMLRHLVGDSAFFKSLNVYLTTNKFKSAEAHQLRLAFEEVTGRDLNWFFNQWYFNNGHPSVTIDYKYDDAAGIVQVIVKQTQKSGKLFRLPIAVDIYNGSAKKRYSVWAENAVDTFSFSYTQHPDLVNVDADKVLLWQKKDNKTLDNFIHQYKYAGNYVDRREAILFAGKNQKNAKALDLIKTAMQDRYHGLRRLAISQLNLKDEKTKAEVEPILLGLAKNDKKSLVRADAIEALGEYGKKDYQSLFESAVNDSSYTVSGNALRALDELDPEKALSIAKKLYGTKIKGSLKDAVQTSLLNSGDENVGASILDEFIGMPLSNAKFGLLNGLSVYLMASDNVDQVKKGTDAIAEFRDAIPESFKNQTDPFLNSTLKNIMEAKLKKIKEKGEDAGLRTMVDYIKAKLPEKGF